A single window of Oceanococcus atlanticus DNA harbors:
- a CDS encoding hydrolase has product MTHGRIVESDFRPHPLLRNAHAQTVVPTLLRPLPTLTLDVERWELDDGDFVDLGWFARPQPGQPLAVLVHGLTGGFESKYLRGTARQLMQRGWAGLILQLRGAGDTPNRLARNYHQGDTADLRALLGRLRAQYPDAMVANIGWSLGGNITLKAAAEGGADHPADLVVAVSVPFQLEPCAERLREGVSRVYQRRLLGDLKAMAQRKAAHVRLPADVDLTSAMNAADFFAFDDAWTAPLNGFEDALDYYRRCECGPLLQAIEKPCLIVHSQDDPFMRPQIIPTAQELAPQVELELSRYGGHVGFVARTPAGALDYWLERRISSWLSSRL; this is encoded by the coding sequence ATGACCCACGGACGTATTGTCGAATCGGACTTCAGGCCGCATCCGTTGCTGCGCAATGCGCATGCACAGACGGTTGTTCCCACGCTGCTGCGTCCGCTGCCCACCCTGACGCTGGATGTTGAGCGCTGGGAGCTGGACGACGGCGATTTTGTCGACCTCGGCTGGTTTGCACGCCCGCAGCCGGGCCAACCGCTTGCGGTGCTGGTGCATGGCCTGACCGGGGGCTTTGAATCCAAGTACCTGCGCGGTACGGCGCGGCAATTGATGCAGCGGGGCTGGGCGGGCTTGATCCTGCAGCTGCGCGGTGCAGGCGATACCCCCAACCGGCTGGCGCGCAATTACCATCAGGGCGATACCGCGGATCTGCGTGCACTGCTTGGGCGTCTGCGGGCCCAATATCCGGATGCCATGGTGGCCAACATTGGCTGGTCGCTGGGCGGCAATATTACGCTCAAGGCGGCAGCCGAGGGCGGGGCTGATCATCCGGCGGATCTGGTCGTGGCGGTGAGTGTGCCGTTTCAGCTGGAGCCTTGCGCCGAGCGTCTGCGCGAGGGTGTCTCGCGGGTTTATCAGCGGCGTTTGCTCGGTGATCTCAAGGCCATGGCTCAGCGCAAGGCTGCGCATGTGCGCCTGCCCGCTGATGTGGATCTGACCTCAGCTATGAACGCTGCGGATTTCTTTGCCTTTGATGATGCCTGGACGGCGCCACTCAACGGCTTTGAGGATGCGCTGGATTATTACCGGCGCTGCGAGTGCGGCCCGTTGCTGCAGGCGATCGAAAAACCCTGTCTGATCGTGCACAGCCAGGACGATCCGTTCATGCGGCCGCAGATTATTCCGACGGCGCAGGAACTCGCCCCACAGGTTGAGCTGGAGCTAAGCCGCTACGGTGGTCATGTGGGCTTTGTGGCGCGTACCCCGGCAGGCGCTCTGGATTACTGGCTGGAGCGCCGGATCAGCTCATGGCTGAGCTCTAGGCTTTGA